In Castanea sativa cultivar Marrone di Chiusa Pesio chromosome 6, ASM4071231v1, a single window of DNA contains:
- the LOC142639888 gene encoding uncharacterized protein LOC142639888, which produces MHVNDFLQICATCKFQNFTDESVRLCLFPFSLKDKAKTWLNSLSPGSITSWELLVTKFLSKFFPMAKTNALRREIADFYHDEQEKFYESWERFKDLILKCPHHSFETWRLVQYFYNGLTQANRNMIESMNGGGFLSLVDDEAYKFLENFSESSQQWDFSNLKERSAPAIKKGGLYEVSEDLDIKARLNSLTCKVEALALGRGMNSVNQVQSETCSICASPMHTTQMCPSVVGYPDFYTEQANSLNNYGKPFASPFLETYNPNWMNHPNFSWRQNQPPTNVGGQQVHQQSQFRPPTQAYPPIPQSPPQFVAPPRQQSSLEESLKTFMQSTSQAIQEIKSSTHLNTQAISKLENQIGQLATQVGEREKGKFPSQPIPNPKGQYAINGSSSSTHGQEHVQSITTLRSGKQVDNQVKMPEVEDDENIVLKEKGTHSSYDDQGEKKDNPPSIPIQDLSSPLDKRFVSKAPFPQRLISPQKSAQFGDILEVFKQVQINIPFLDAIQQVPVYAKFLKDLVTMKRKTNIPKKEFLTE; this is translated from the coding sequence ATGCATGTGAATGATTTTCTTCAGATTTGTGCTACTTGTAAGTTCCAAAATTTCACTGATGAGTCTGTTCGCTTGTGTTTATTCCCTTTTTCCTTGAAGGATAAGGCAAAAACATGGCTTAATTCTTTGTCACCTGGATCTATCACTTCATGGGAACTATTGGTCACAAAAttcctctctaaattttttccaATGGCCAAGACCAATGCTTTGAGGAGAGAAATTGCAGATTTTTATCACGATGAACAAGAGAAATTTTATGAGAGTTGGGAGAGATTTAAGGACTTGATCTTAAAGTGTCCCCATCATAGTTTTGAAACATGGAGACtagtacaatatttttataatggttTGACTCAAGCAAATCGTAACATGATTGAGTCCATGAATGGTGGTGGATTTTTGAGTCTTGTAGATGATGAGGCATACAAATTTCTTGAGAATTTTTCTGAAAGTTCACAGCAATGGGATTTTTCCAACCTTAAAGAGAGATCTGCCCCTGCAATTAAGAAAGGAGGATTGTATGAAGTCAGTGAAGATTTAGACATAAAAGCTAGGTTAAACAGTCTCACTTGTAAGGTTGAGGCTTTAGCTTTAGGTAGAGGGATGAATTCTGTCAATCAAGTTCAAAGTGAAACATGCTCTATTTGTGCAAGTCCTATGCATACAACACAAATGTGTCCCTCTGTAGTTGGGTACCCTGATTTTTATACTGAGCAAGCAAATTCACTGAATAATTATGGAAAACCATTTGCTAGTCCATTTTTAGAGACATACAATCCAAATTGGATGAACCATCCTAATTTCTCATGGAGGCAAAATCAGCCTCCCACAAATGTAGGTGGACAACAAGTGCATCAACAAAGTCAATTTCGTCCACCTACTCAAGCATATCCTCCCATTCCTCAATCACCTCCTCAGTTTGTAGCACCACCAAGACAACAATCATCATTGGAGGAGTCTCTCAAAACATTCATGCAATCAACTAGCCAAGCCATTCAAGAGATAAAAAGTTCCACCCATTTAAATACTCAAGCTATTTCAAAGTTGGAAAATCAAATTGGCCAGTTAGCAACCCAAGTTGGAGAgagggaaaaaggaaaatttccTAGTCAACCTATACCTAACCCAAAAGGACAGTATGCCATCAATGGTTCTTCTAGTTCTACTCATGGACAAGAACATGTTCAGTCTATTACTACCCTTAGGTCTGGTAAGCAAGTTGATAATCAAGTGAAAATGCCAGAAGTGGAGgatgatgaaaatattgtgttaaaGGAAAAAGGTACTCATAGTTCATATGATGATCAGGGAGAAAAGAAGGACAACCCACCCTCCATTCCAATTCAGGATCTTAGTTCCCCCCTTGATAAGAGATTTGTTTCTAAAGCTCCATTTCCTCAAAGGTTAATCAGTCCTCAGAAAAGTGCGCAATTTGGagacattttagaggtttttaagCAAGTGCAAATAAACATTCCATTTCTTGATGCAATTCAGCAAGTTCCTGTTTATGCCAAGTTTCTAAAAGATCTTGTGACAATGAAGAGAAAGACAAATATCCCTAAAAAGGAATTTTTGACAGAGTAA
- the LOC142639889 gene encoding uncharacterized protein LOC142639889 has translation MFNEIDGDFDDVAIRTFKVNLPAEHGLRKSLTGKPVSSVRQLMDWIDKYKRVDKDQQLGKGKKKWQIMAAIVPQAVNMVFQEPVHQILEKIKNGPYFKWPNKMSGDPTRCNHNLHCQYHQERGHTTENCRNLWYHLEQLVRDGRLKQFLYRHNGQVDHTNSGTQGNTSSRPPLGTINVIFVTPGRTGSCPSHVMTVARLLPENSNHEPKRAKVAIQLALSFSKKDKFGTIQPHDDTLVVKFRIRGYDVRHVMVDQGSGAKIMYPNLYKGLKLKPEDLTSYDSPLVGFDGKMVIPMGQVKLLVQTG, from the exons atgttcaatgagattgacggggactttgatgatgtggccaTCAGAACTTTCAAGGTCAACTTACCAGCCGAGCATGGTTTGAGGAAGTCGTTAACTGGGAAACCAGTTAGTAGTGTGCGTCAGCTCATGGACTGGATTGATAAGTATAAACGAGTTGACAAGGACCAGCAGTTAggtaaaggaaagaaaaagtg GCAGATTATGGCTGCTATTGTGCCACAAGCCGTCAACATGGTGTTCCAAGAGCCAGTTCATCAAATTCTAGAGAAGATTAAGAATGggccatacttcaaatggcctaaCAAGATGAGTGGAGACCCCACTAGATGTAACCATAATCTTCATTGTCAGTATCACCAAGAGCGAGGACACACCACCGAGAATTGCAGAAACTTGTGGTatcatttggagcaattggttaGAGATGGAAGGTTGAAACAGTTCTTATATAGGCACAATGGGCAAGTTGATCATACAAACTCAGGCACTCAAGGGAACACCTCTTCAAGGCCTCCATTGGGCAccattaatgtcatttttgtaACTCCTGGGAGAACGGGTTCATGTCCCTCCCATGTAATGACTGTGGCTCGGCTGCTACCCGAGAACTCTAATCATGAGCCGAAGAGGGCTAAGGTTGCAATACAACTGGCATTGAGTTTCTCGAAGAAGGATAAGTTTGGAACTATACAACCACACGATGATACTTTGGTGGTCAAGTTTAGGATAAGGGGGTATGATGTGAGGCATGTGATGGTGGATCAAGGTAGTGGGGCGAAAATTATGTACCCCAACTTGTATAAAGGGTTAAAGTTAAAACCAGAGGATTTGACTAGTTATGATTCACCTCTAGTAGGTTTTGATGGGAAGATGGTTATACCAATGGGGCAAGTCAAGTTGCTAGTACAAACGGGGTGA